DNA from Lathamus discolor isolate bLatDis1 chromosome 17, bLatDis1.hap1, whole genome shotgun sequence:
GCCTGCGTTAGCACTGATAGAGGAAACGGCCGGGCCCGGGGAAGGAAATCACTCACTCACCCTGCACTCACTGCGCGGCttctcctgccctgcctctgccctgctcAGCTTACCTGAGCGctgctccttcttccctccttcagcagcagcttcccagtgGAGAGAAGATCGTTCCAAGAGAGCAGAGATGCCTTGGCCGAGCAGGAAGAGAGACAAAGCAGCAGTAGCAGGTCTGTGCTGGCATCCTCGCTAACTCTCACTTGAGGTCCCAAGCTGTAGTGAAACTGCAGTCATCTTAACCCGCATGGGTTCCAGACAGCGTTTCCTCTGTGCAAACGGGCTGAGCAGCCAGGGGTGACAGAGACCAGGCTGTAGATGAGGACAGTGATGCATTCACAAGGCCAGGTGGTTAAGAAACACAACTCGCGTCCATTTACAAAGAGCTTTCACCTGTGTGAGCCCAGTGGAGCAGCAGGACACTGGTGTCtgcacaaacaaaaccccaaagagcAAGAACCGGGCACCTGAGGCACTGTTCTGTGGTGTTTAAAGCAGAAGAGGAACAAAGTGCCCAGTTGGCTCATCCGTGGCACTCCTTTGCTTAATAAACTCCGGCAAATAAGCATCATCTTAGCCCTTCATCACTCCTGTTGGGAACCAAATGGGTTTTATCTGAATGTTTTGTTATctcttttaaagataaaaaagagCCTGATGCTAAAATTGCCAAAaccgaggaggaggaggctccggataaggaggaagaggagaagtcCACAAAAGCTCCCGCTGGGAGTTCCAAGTCGGGGTGGAAGAACTGGAAGAAGACAAAGGAGTCTGACTCCGGTGGGGAGGAGAGCAAGATCACGTACTGCCACTGGCTGCTGAAATCAGAACCAGAGagcaggctggagaagggagtGGATGTGAAAGTAAGGACCTGCACCCCCCTTACTCAGCAGGGTACAGCAGCAGTGTCACTGCCGTCCCCAGAGTGCTGAGTTATGGGCTCAGGCAACCCGGAGGAACACTGTTGTGTCTTTACTTCTCAGACCCCATTTGTCTCCCTGCAAACCCCTGTGTTTTCATTGCATTTGGCAGTTCAGCATTGAGGACTTGAAAGCTCAGCCCAACCAGACCACCTTTTGGGATGGAGTAAGAAACTACCAGGTAAGGAGCACACGACAGAGGAAGGCACTGCAATAGCACCGGGAAAACGGGTAACCTGTTCTTTTGCCTGGAGAAAGGATTTGCTTTTGAGGCTGTACCACTCACAGGTTGGGCAATGCTGTTACATCATCcagttttcctttcactttgaGCAGCCCTTATTCCCCTTGGCAACCTCTTGCAAGTCTATCCTTACTCAAACACTGTCAGTGGACATCAGCTTTCTGTTCCAGCCCTCTCCACAGAAGAAATCCATGTGTTCTTCCACTACTATACATGCTTCCCCCCATACATGATCAGCTCTGCTGAACTGCTGGATTCCCACATGCTTTCTAACCATCAGGAGCTTGTCTTTAGCCTGGGTTTTATTTCACATACTCTCTCTTGTTAGctcttgctcctgctgcttATAATGAAACCCTTGATGCAAAGAGCTCAAAGTCTCTTCTTTACACCTGACAGGCAAGGAACTTCCTGAGAGCCATGAAACTCGGGCAGCAGGCATTCTTCTACCATAGTAACTGTAAAGAGCCTGGCATTGTCGGCATTGTCAAGGTGAGTGCCTCTTCCTTGTCCAGTGTTTTGGGGCAGGGAATGGGTTATCCAACAGCTCCTTAGCCCTGCTTCCGTCTCTGCACCAAAAGAGGGCAAAAGCTGTCcagtgggagcaggaggtgAGCCTGGGACATCAAGGCTCAAGGGTAGATGTCACAGCAGGGCTGACACAAGCACTTCTCCCTGGAGAAGTGGGACCAAACTGTTCTCCTGCTGGCATGTCAGGGCACTTCCAGCCAGGGCTTGCTCCACACTGATCAAAATGACTCAGTTCTACTCAGTAATAAAACCTCgggcacagagcagcttctgcaggAGGAGAACTCACCACAAAGGCTCTCCTCCTCTACCCGGCTTTCCTCTGTTGGGTGTGCTCCTCTGCATCACGCTCCAAAGAGGTAATGGGGCTTCACTGACAACcatcctgctctgcagtgcttcGACCCAAGagatggaaaggaaggaaatggatCTCCCTGTTAGAATGGAGCTCAGGGAAAGCCAGGCTGGCTTGTGCATCAGGATTAGTCCTTCCCTCTAGTCACAGCTTGCTCAAGGGCATTTCATAGCCTTTGCTGACAATAGCTTTGAACTGATGTCTCACgttcttctccctttctgcttCAGATCGTAAAGGAGGCTTACCCTGATCACACACAGTTTGATCAGAAGAATCCTCATTATGATTCCTCCAGCAGAAAAGAGAACCCCAAATGGTCCATGGTAATGTAGTAAACTAAATACAGCTGCTTCAAGCTCTGTGTGCAAGCTGAGTGGAGGCAGAAGCCTCTTTGCATCATACTGTGTGTCTCCTTAAGCTTCTGTCCTGGCCTACCTACCTTATTCTCTCTCAAGAAGAAGGTCAATCCTGATagtttctctgccttttccccTGTTTCTTCCAGAAGGCTGCCAAATCTATCTCCCTAAGTCGTTAAATGTTGGATGCAGACTGACATCCATGCACAGCAGGATTCTGGGTTAGCAAAAAGAACATATCTTTAAGTACCACTCTCAGCCTAGCACCAAGCGAGCTGTAGTTCTGAGGCACACTCAATGACAGGGAAGTGACTGTTCACAGGCTGGCTACATCCCACAGCTTCCTTCTGTATTGCCTGTGCCAGCACGGCTGTGTGGTGCTAGTGCCCAGTGCTGTAAGCACATCACCTGCCAGGAGCAGCCCAAAGTTCTTTTAGCCTCAAGCAAGGAAAAGCTTCCACACCATTATAAGGTGGCATTTCCTTCAGTTTAAGATCTTTATCCCCCTCCACCAGTATCTTATGTGATATCTGGAGGCTTTATCCTCCTCTGCTGCCCCTCACTTCCCAGGTGGATGTGCAGTTTGTGCGGATGACCAAGCGGTTCATCCCGCTCTCCGAGATCAAGGCTCACCACCTGGCACACAAAGCAGATGGAGGCCCCCTCAAGAACATGATGCTCTTCACAAGACAACGGCTTTCCATCCAGCCACTGACACAAGGTAGGAACCCTCTTCTCTGCACTCCTGGTGCTATTCCCTGGGGAGGCAGCCCTCACTCCAAGTGCCTGCAAGTCCCAGTTACAGCTTTTCCTCCCTTACCTTTCCAACACAGAGGAGTTTGATTTCGTCTTGAGCCTGGAAGAGGAGAAGCCACATTAAGAACCTACCAGCAGCACAGTTTGTACCTTGCCACTGATGCTCCTAAACCAGCCTAATTCCCAAGTTCCCTTGCTCAACCCCAGCAACAAAATGTGCCCGCCCATGATccacagctccacatcccttcTCCTGACACACTGTtacttgcttctttttaaataaagcttttgaGAATCAAGTGCAGCTTCTCCTTTGTAATAGCTGGGAAATCTGCAGTTTAGCTCCTGAGGGACCAAACATCCTCCTTGGGGATCTAACGACAGGATCCATTGCAGTTCTATGTGCTGCAGAGGCACATTTCTCTGCAGGAAGGTATCACTAGAACAAGAACATATAAATACACATCCAGCTTGCTTGCTGCAACGCACATCAGTTAACTTCCTATAGGTACCAGACTCCTCAGGTTATTTAAGCTCTGGTATCAGGGAAGTGGAAGATAACAGAGCTGTCTTGCTCATTTTAAGCTATAAGGGTTCTCCATCAGCAAAGCTTCTAAAGGAAGACCAAGGACTGACAAAGCTACCAAAGGACAGACTGCTCCTGGAGggctgcactgcacagcactaAGGGAAAATGGCTTCATGCCACAAAGAACCCAAGGCCAGAGGCAGGCACCACGAACCACAGCAGACCAGGTCGTGCACAGCATTGACAGCCAGGGCTGGCTCTTTTTAATTGgagagacaaaaaaacccaagttgGAAAATACAGCCATTGAAAAGACGACGAATTAAGAAACATGTAAACACAGCAGAGGCTTAATTACAGGTTGCACTGCTTGGCTGGAGTACTTGCACactgcccctgctccagcctgcctgggggagaggggaatgAGCCAAGGGCTGAACAGAACCTCAGGGGCCACAACTGCTCCAGTGCTGTCTGCCCCTTACATGCTAAGGAAATGCTCTTCTCTCGTACCTGCAGTGACCTTATGCTTCCGCTTCTCTCTGAAGAGGCTCAGCACATCTGCTCCACCACAGACAAACACAGGGCCTAGTGGGCAACAGGTTGAATGGTCCAttagatgaaggaaaaaatgggAATCATTTCTACATTCTGGTTCCACAAGTAGGGACACGGGAGAGGGGCACGGAGGAGGGAAAAATCAACCCAAACGACTCATGCACCTTTTCCAAGTTAACCCTCCCTAAGTGGTGAGCAGATGTTGAACAGAACTCTCCCAACTGTGCCTTGTTATCCCACATCCagtactgctgctgttcagccaGTAAACAAAACACTCCTGGAATGCAGAGGCACCTTCATCCACGGGGTTTCTTTAACACCACGTGGCCTACAAGCAAGAGGAATGGGGAAGGATGGGAATTCCAGGTGGGACGGGAGCCTAGGGGAAGCTAGAGGGGGGTTAGGGtactgctgtgctcagctaaGCCATGGAAGGATAGTCTGCTATCCCCAGAGGCTCCCAGTGGGAGCTTCACTTGTCCCTAAAAGATTGTATTGCCACAGCACAGGTTCCCCCTACACAGAGAGGGAGAGTAAGGAGTAAATCCAGATTCCTTTGCCACCAAGGCCTGCAGCAGGTCCCCactccctgccctgccacagGGCAGTTGTCTGATGCCAGGACaacccagctccagcccacGGCACAGACCTCTCATGGACAGAAAGCAAGCCACGTCTTCGGATGAGAGCAGCACATGGTGAGACACAGCATCGGGCAGGGATGAGCTCAGTAGTGTCCTCTACAACAGCACGATCTGTCCAGCTCTACTGACAACCACAGCCTTACACGTGGTGAATAAAAGATAACTTACTTTGGCAAGCAGAAACACACATTTATCACTGGAATACAGTAGCTGTCTTAGTACATAAAATGCTCCCCTTTCCACCCAGGCCCCGCTCCCTCCAGCACTGCTCCACTAAATAAAGCAGAAGATACCCTAGTGAGCCACCAGCTCACAGGGAAATCCAGGCAAATCCCACTCAACAGAGCTCATATCCCAGCATTTCCTGCAGGCTTCTCTCTCTCCATTTGATAGGAGGTCTAGCCCCTTGCTTCCTCAAAGGGCAGCTAAACAGGGTGGATATTCTTCAGACTCCATCAAGTCTACAAAGCCACATCTAATTGTTAATGGAGGAATGACTCCCTTCTGGGAATGTTCTCATGATTTCACTTAGCTGAAGACTAAGAAAAGCTTAattcagggaaggaaaagcccACATTCAGGTTCTCAGTTCACAGCATTACCCTCAGACCTTTAAGCTCAGACCTTAGGAATGTGCCTCTGGAAACACAGAGCTCTACTCTATCATCCTTCCAGTTGCTGCTTGGCTTCATCTAGCAGCACACACAGGCCATAAGCTTCTTAAAACCACTTCATCCACTTTCTGTCCTTCCTAATCCTCATCCCACAGGCTCGAGGAAGCAAATACAACCATACACGCGTGTTTCTAGACTGCCCTGTCTGTCCCTACAACAAAGACTGCTCTGCCACAAGGACACAGGAACGAGCAGGGCAGTGTGTGCAGCGTAAGCCCACTCCCAAGAGAGCCCCCATTGATGTCTCACCTCCCAAAAGCATCCTCTAGATCTctccaggctgctctgcagcagc
Protein-coding regions in this window:
- the THYN1 gene encoding thymocyte nuclear protein 1; the encoded protein is MPWPSRKRDKAAVADKKEPDAKIAKTEEEEAPDKEEEEKSTKAPAGSSKSGWKNWKKTKESDSGGEESKITYCHWLLKSEPESRLEKGVDVKFSIEDLKAQPNQTTFWDGVRNYQARNFLRAMKLGQQAFFYHSNCKEPGIVGIVKIVKEAYPDHTQFDQKNPHYDSSSRKENPKWSMVDVQFVRMTKRFIPLSEIKAHHLAHKADGGPLKNMMLFTRQRLSIQPLTQEEFDFVLSLEEEKPH